One part of the Streptomyces sp. NBC_00286 genome encodes these proteins:
- a CDS encoding LacI family DNA-binding transcriptional regulator, translated as MRPNARRTTLADIAQAAGVSVATVSKVVNGRGDVAPHTRSRVQELLHQHDYLAPVFRHTEVVESPTIEVQFQGGLKSYVAETLEGIIDSAAESGASVVISKASHAPHWARDLVSAGRRAVIAVTSVYTTAHLNELARSGLPLVVLDPLHLPDSRVHSVGATNFAGGLAATRHLLSLGHRRVAYIGGPAMAVCNQARMHGYRAAMEAEGAQVPDVYVQPGDFTYETGLLGATALLGLQEPPTAIFAGNDEIALGVIETARTRGLRIPEDLSVVGFDDTSLAQMASPPLTTVRQPLREMGGAALRTALRLANDEKVDSHHIELATELVVRASTAPPREESSARG; from the coding sequence ATGCGTCCGAACGCCAGGCGCACCACCTTGGCGGACATCGCCCAAGCGGCGGGAGTCTCCGTCGCGACCGTGTCCAAAGTGGTCAACGGTCGCGGTGACGTGGCGCCGCACACCCGCAGCCGGGTGCAGGAACTGCTGCATCAGCACGACTACCTCGCGCCCGTGTTCCGCCACACCGAGGTCGTCGAAAGCCCGACCATCGAGGTGCAGTTCCAGGGCGGCCTCAAGTCGTACGTGGCCGAGACCCTGGAAGGCATCATCGACTCCGCCGCCGAATCGGGGGCCTCGGTGGTGATCAGCAAGGCGTCCCATGCCCCGCACTGGGCCCGGGACCTGGTCTCAGCCGGGCGCCGCGCCGTCATCGCGGTCACCAGCGTGTACACCACAGCGCACCTGAACGAACTGGCCCGGTCCGGGCTGCCGTTGGTCGTGCTGGACCCCCTGCACCTGCCGGACAGCCGCGTCCACAGCGTAGGGGCGACCAACTTCGCCGGCGGCCTGGCCGCGACCCGGCACCTGCTCTCCCTGGGGCACCGCCGCGTCGCCTATATCGGCGGACCGGCCATGGCCGTATGCAACCAGGCACGCATGCACGGCTACCGCGCCGCCATGGAGGCGGAAGGAGCGCAGGTACCCGACGTCTACGTCCAGCCCGGAGATTTCACGTACGAGACCGGGTTGCTCGGCGCCACGGCGCTACTGGGCCTGCAAGAGCCACCGACGGCGATCTTCGCAGGCAACGACGAGATCGCCCTCGGCGTCATCGAGACCGCCCGCACCCGAGGCCTGCGCATCCCCGAAGACCTGAGCGTGGTCGGCTTCGACGACACAAGCCTCGCCCAGATGGCCTCACCGCCACTGACCACCGTGCGCCAGCCACTACGGGAGATGGGCGGTGCCGCCCTGCGCACCGCCCTCCGACTGGCCAACGATGAAAAGGTCGACTCCCACCACATCGAACTCGCCACCGAACTCGTGGTACGCGCCTCAACGGCGCCACCCCGCGAAGAGAGTTCGGCGCGTGGGTAG
- a CDS encoding extracellular solute-binding protein — MALSRRTLLGLAAGVPASAALAACGTSGPSKGGGDGTATYWHLSGQPQEGVRTGAVERFNEANPKGQIEVTTFENDAYKTKIKTAIGAGKAPTIIWGWGGGTLRTYVEADQVDDLTPWFDENPDIKNRLFPSSFGAATVDGRIYAMPFESVEPIVLFYNKRVFDDVGVEPPQSWDDIMALVPKFNAEGIAPFSLGGQSRWTNMMWLEFLFDRIGGPEVFQAVFDGEKDAWSHPAAIEALTKVQDLVKADGFIKGFSSITADSNADQALLYTDKAAMMLQGSWSYGIQQTEGGDFVSSGGLGFMNFPPVEGGKGDPGNSVGNPAQYLSISSKASAKQKKIAKDFFATGVLTDDEVKAWIDTGAVPIRKGSEKLLAESESSEFLEFVYGIASNAKAFGQSWDQALSPTAAETLLDNIAKLFQLSISPRQFTDNLNKVIGK, encoded by the coding sequence ATGGCGCTCTCCCGACGTACCCTCCTCGGCCTGGCCGCCGGCGTGCCGGCCTCTGCGGCCCTCGCGGCCTGCGGCACGTCCGGCCCCAGCAAGGGCGGCGGCGACGGCACGGCCACGTACTGGCACCTGAGCGGCCAGCCTCAGGAAGGCGTCAGGACCGGTGCGGTGGAGCGGTTCAACGAGGCCAACCCCAAGGGGCAGATCGAGGTCACCACCTTCGAGAACGACGCCTACAAGACGAAGATCAAGACCGCCATCGGCGCCGGGAAAGCGCCCACCATCATCTGGGGGTGGGGCGGCGGCACGCTGCGCACCTACGTGGAAGCCGATCAAGTCGACGACCTCACCCCGTGGTTCGACGAGAACCCTGACATCAAGAACCGGCTCTTCCCGTCCTCGTTCGGCGCGGCGACCGTCGACGGCAGGATCTACGCGATGCCGTTCGAGAGCGTGGAGCCGATCGTCCTGTTCTACAACAAAAGGGTCTTCGACGACGTCGGCGTGGAGCCGCCCCAGTCCTGGGACGACATCATGGCCCTGGTGCCTAAGTTCAACGCGGAGGGCATAGCGCCGTTCTCCCTCGGCGGCCAGTCCCGGTGGACGAACATGATGTGGCTGGAGTTCCTGTTCGACCGCATCGGCGGCCCCGAGGTGTTCCAGGCCGTCTTCGACGGCGAGAAGGACGCCTGGTCCCACCCGGCCGCCATCGAGGCGCTGACCAAGGTGCAGGACCTGGTCAAGGCGGACGGATTCATCAAGGGCTTCTCCTCGATCACCGCGGACTCCAACGCCGACCAGGCGCTGCTGTACACCGACAAGGCCGCAATGATGCTGCAAGGCTCCTGGTCGTACGGCATCCAGCAGACCGAGGGCGGAGACTTCGTCTCCAGCGGCGGCCTCGGTTTCATGAACTTCCCACCCGTCGAAGGCGGCAAGGGCGATCCGGGAAACTCCGTCGGCAACCCCGCCCAGTACCTGTCCATCTCCTCGAAGGCCAGCGCCAAGCAGAAGAAGATCGCGAAGGACTTCTTCGCCACCGGCGTCCTCACGGACGACGAGGTGAAGGCGTGGATCGACACCGGGGCGGTGCCGATCCGGAAGGGCTCGGAGAAGCTGCTGGCCGAATCTGAGAGCTCCGAGTTCCTGGAGTTCGTCTACGGCATCGCCAGCAACGCGAAGGCGTTCGGCCAGTCCTGGGACCAGGCGCTCAGCCCGACGGCCGCCGAGACGCTGCTGGACAACATCGCCAAGCTGTTCCAACTGTCCATCTCGCCGCGGCAGTTCACCGACAATCTCAACAAGGTCATCGGCAAGTGA
- a CDS encoding carbohydrate ABC transporter permease: protein MSALTGSTAREGRRSILPWLAVPALLFFVGFAVVPLVGVFVLSFTTWDGIGTIHPSGLTSWRAVLTNPGLPHALWVTFLVMAVSWAVQTPASILLGTFLAGRQRYRAVLSLIYFVPLLLSSAAIAVAYRALLDPNFGLGAGLGFEWLSKDWLGRPWLAFGVVVFVVSWQFVPFHSLIYQGGVQQIPQSLYEAAQLDGAGQIRQFFSITLPQLKYTIITSSTLMVIGSLTFFDLIFVLTEGGPGDATRVLALDMYKRGFQADLMGPASAIAVILVLMGLAIALLLRRLGGRDAGESQLEGV from the coding sequence GTGAGCGCACTCACGGGCTCTACAGCGCGCGAGGGCCGGCGCAGCATCCTGCCCTGGCTGGCCGTGCCGGCGCTGCTGTTCTTCGTCGGCTTCGCCGTGGTCCCGCTCGTCGGCGTCTTCGTGCTGAGCTTCACGACGTGGGACGGGATCGGCACCATCCACCCGTCCGGGCTGACCAGCTGGCGTGCGGTGCTCACCAACCCCGGGCTGCCGCACGCCCTCTGGGTGACATTCCTGGTGATGGCCGTGTCCTGGGCGGTTCAGACACCGGCAAGCATTCTGCTCGGTACGTTCCTGGCCGGCCGCCAGCGCTACCGCGCGGTGCTGAGCCTGATCTACTTCGTCCCGCTCCTGCTCAGCTCCGCGGCGATCGCGGTCGCGTACAGGGCTCTGCTGGACCCCAACTTCGGGCTGGGCGCCGGGCTGGGGTTCGAGTGGCTCAGCAAGGACTGGCTGGGGCGCCCCTGGCTCGCCTTCGGCGTCGTCGTCTTCGTCGTCTCCTGGCAGTTCGTCCCGTTCCACTCGCTGATCTACCAGGGGGGCGTCCAGCAGATCCCGCAGTCCCTGTACGAGGCCGCACAGCTGGACGGCGCCGGGCAGATCCGCCAGTTCTTCAGCATCACGCTGCCCCAGCTCAAATACACCATCATCACCTCGTCGACGCTGATGGTGATCGGCTCGCTCACCTTCTTCGACCTCATCTTCGTCCTGACCGAGGGCGGCCCAGGAGACGCCACCCGGGTCCTCGCGCTGGACATGTACAAACGGGGCTTCCAGGCCGACCTGATGGGGCCGGCCAGCGCCATCGCGGTCATCCTCGTCCTGATGGGCCTCGCCATCGCCCTGCTGCTGCGCCGGCTCGGAGGCCGGGACGCCGGTGAGAGCCAGCTTGAGGGAGTCTGA
- a CDS encoding carbohydrate ABC transporter permease, translating into MTTTLTKPHPQKTTPRERGHRPGATARRRNWLGGLGGWLWLAVVVVPLYWILITSLKARSDYYASNPLAPPTDPTLDNYELVLESDFISYFWNSVVVTAGAVVPAVAVSFMAAYAIVRGWRMRFLRVANGMFLMGLAIPLQATAIPVYLIIIKLQLYDSLLALILPSIAFAIPLSVLILANFIRDVPKELFDSMRVDGATEWGTLWRLAAPLTRPAILTVTIFNALTIWNGFLLPLILTQSPSQRTLPLALWTFQGEYGVNVPALLAAVVLTTLPLIILYAFGRRQLLSGLTAGFSR; encoded by the coding sequence ATGACCACCACGCTGACCAAGCCGCATCCGCAGAAGACCACCCCACGCGAGCGGGGGCACCGTCCCGGTGCGACCGCCCGCCGGCGCAACTGGCTCGGCGGTCTGGGCGGATGGCTCTGGCTCGCCGTCGTCGTCGTACCCCTCTACTGGATTCTCATCACCAGCCTCAAGGCCCGTAGCGACTACTACGCGAGCAACCCGCTGGCGCCGCCGACCGACCCCACACTGGACAACTACGAGCTGGTCCTCGAGTCCGACTTCATCAGCTACTTCTGGAACAGCGTCGTGGTCACCGCCGGCGCGGTGGTGCCGGCGGTCGCGGTCTCCTTCATGGCCGCCTACGCCATCGTGCGCGGCTGGCGCATGCGGTTCCTGCGCGTGGCGAACGGCATGTTCCTCATGGGCCTCGCCATCCCGCTGCAGGCGACGGCCATCCCGGTCTATCTGATCATCATCAAGCTGCAGCTGTACGACAGCCTGCTGGCGCTGATCCTGCCGTCGATCGCCTTCGCCATCCCGCTGTCCGTGCTGATACTCGCCAACTTCATCCGCGACGTGCCCAAGGAGCTGTTCGACTCGATGCGGGTGGACGGAGCCACCGAGTGGGGGACGCTGTGGCGCCTGGCAGCGCCGCTCACCCGCCCGGCCATCCTCACCGTGACCATCTTCAACGCGCTGACCATCTGGAACGGATTTCTGCTGCCGCTGATCCTCACCCAGAGCCCTTCCCAGCGGACTCTGCCGCTCGCCCTGTGGACCTTCCAAGGGGAGTACGGGGTCAACGTCCCCGCCCTCCTGGCCGCCGTCGTCCTCACCACCCTGCCCCTGATCATCCTGTACGCGTTCGGCCGCCGTCAGCTGCTGAGCGGTCTGACCGCCGGATTCAGCCGTTGA
- a CDS encoding beta-glucosidase family protein, whose amino-acid sequence MKANVAVDNTTEISLWNDPTVSVTARVDALIDAMTLQEKIAQLYGVWVGASDQGGEVAPHQHDMEEAVDLDALLPNGLGQLTRPFGTVPVDPALGALSLARTQSRIAATNRFGIPALAHDECLAGFAAWGATAYPVPLSWGATFDPDTVRLMAAAIGRDMRAVGVHQGLAPVLDVVRDARWGRVEETIGEDPYLVGTIGTAYVQGLESAGIVATLKHFAGYSASHAGRNLAPSSMGPRERADVLLPPFEMAIREGGARSVMNAYTDTDGMPSAADEDLLTGLLRDTWGFDGTVVADYFAIAFLTTLHGIAADWAGAAGTALRAGIDVELPNVKTYGAPLAEAVADGRIPEALVDRALRRTLTQKAMLGLLDPDWSPVPAALDGVDLDDPAALRGRIDLDGPENRALARTIAEEAVVLLSNDGTLPLERPRRIALLGPNADEPSAVLGCYSFPQHIGVRHPGTPLGIELPTLRDTLAAEFPDAEITVARGTGIDDGDLSGIREATRVAREADIALVVLGDRAGLFGRGTSGEGCDVDSLRLPGAQQQLLDALLDLETPVVTVLLAGRPYALGRAVEESAAIVQSFFPGEEGTHAIAGVLSGRTNPSGRLPVSVPRGPGSQPATYLGARLAHVSEVSTIDPTPAFAFGHGLSYTRFDWTGLTVDVQEAPTDGEFTLTFTVRNTGERSGTEVVQLYLHDPVASVVQPVQRLVGYTRVELKPGEARRLRATVPADLASFTGRDGRRVVEPGELEVRLAASSADPRLTARVTLTGTERHVDHTRRLHATIGQEPVTRA is encoded by the coding sequence GTGAAAGCCAACGTGGCTGTAGACAACACCACCGAAATCTCCCTCTGGAACGACCCCACCGTTTCCGTCACCGCGAGAGTCGACGCCCTGATCGACGCGATGACCCTTCAGGAGAAGATCGCCCAGCTGTACGGAGTGTGGGTGGGCGCCTCCGATCAGGGCGGTGAAGTGGCCCCCCACCAGCACGACATGGAGGAGGCCGTCGATCTCGACGCGCTCCTGCCCAACGGACTGGGCCAGCTGACCCGGCCCTTCGGCACGGTCCCGGTCGACCCCGCCCTGGGTGCACTCTCCCTGGCCCGCACCCAGAGCCGTATCGCCGCCACGAACCGGTTCGGCATCCCCGCTCTCGCGCATGACGAGTGTCTGGCCGGCTTCGCCGCCTGGGGGGCGACGGCCTACCCCGTTCCGCTGTCCTGGGGCGCCACCTTCGATCCGGACACGGTGCGGCTCATGGCCGCCGCCATCGGCCGCGACATGCGTGCCGTCGGCGTCCACCAGGGACTCGCGCCCGTCCTGGATGTGGTGCGCGACGCCCGCTGGGGCCGGGTCGAGGAGACCATCGGCGAGGACCCGTACCTCGTCGGCACCATCGGGACGGCATACGTGCAGGGCCTTGAGTCCGCCGGGATCGTCGCCACCCTCAAGCACTTCGCCGGCTACTCGGCCTCTCACGCCGGCCGTAACCTCGCTCCCTCCTCCATGGGCCCGCGTGAACGCGCCGACGTTCTGCTGCCTCCCTTCGAGATGGCGATCCGTGAGGGCGGCGCCCGGTCGGTGATGAACGCCTACACCGACACCGACGGCATGCCCTCCGCGGCCGACGAGGATCTGCTCACCGGACTGCTGCGCGACACGTGGGGCTTCGACGGCACTGTCGTCGCCGACTACTTCGCCATCGCCTTCCTGACGACGCTGCACGGCATCGCAGCGGACTGGGCCGGCGCCGCCGGCACGGCGCTGCGCGCCGGCATCGACGTCGAACTGCCCAATGTCAAAACCTACGGCGCGCCCTTGGCCGAGGCCGTCGCCGACGGCCGCATACCGGAGGCGTTGGTCGATCGCGCCTTGCGCCGGACACTCACCCAGAAGGCGATGCTCGGCCTGCTCGACCCGGACTGGAGCCCCGTACCGGCCGCGCTCGACGGGGTGGACCTGGACGACCCGGCCGCCCTGCGCGGCCGGATCGACCTGGACGGTCCGGAGAATCGCGCGCTGGCCCGCACGATCGCCGAGGAAGCGGTCGTGCTGCTGAGCAACGACGGCACCCTGCCGCTCGAGAGGCCGCGCCGCATCGCCCTGCTCGGTCCCAACGCCGACGAGCCCAGCGCCGTACTCGGCTGCTACTCCTTCCCCCAGCACATCGGCGTCCGCCACCCCGGTACCCCACTCGGCATCGAGCTGCCCACGCTGCGCGACACTCTCGCCGCCGAGTTCCCCGACGCCGAGATCACGGTCGCCCGCGGCACCGGAATCGACGACGGAGATCTCTCCGGCATCCGCGAGGCCACCCGGGTGGCACGCGAGGCCGACATCGCCCTGGTCGTGCTCGGCGACCGCGCCGGGCTCTTCGGGCGGGGCACCAGCGGCGAGGGATGTGACGTCGATTCGCTGCGGCTGCCCGGCGCGCAGCAGCAACTGCTCGACGCCCTGCTCGACCTGGAGACACCCGTGGTCACCGTGCTGCTCGCGGGACGACCGTACGCCCTCGGCCGCGCCGTGGAGGAGTCCGCTGCGATCGTGCAGTCCTTCTTCCCGGGTGAGGAGGGCACTCACGCGATCGCCGGGGTGCTCAGTGGCCGTACCAATCCCTCCGGACGTCTCCCGGTCAGCGTGCCGCGCGGGCCGGGCTCCCAGCCGGCCACGTACCTCGGGGCACGGCTCGCTCACGTCAGCGAGGTGTCCACGATCGACCCGACCCCCGCGTTCGCCTTCGGTCACGGTCTGTCCTACACGCGGTTCGACTGGACAGGCCTGACCGTGGACGTCCAGGAGGCTCCGACGGACGGTGAGTTCACCCTCACCTTCACCGTCCGCAACACAGGCGAGCGGTCCGGAACCGAGGTCGTCCAGCTCTATCTGCACGACCCGGTCGCCTCCGTCGTCCAGCCGGTGCAGCGCCTCGTCGGCTACACCCGGGTGGAACTGAAGCCAGGCGAAGCCCGGCGCCTCCGTGCCACGGTCCCGGCCGACCTCGCCTCCTTCACCGGACGCGACGGTCGGCGCGTCGTCGAACCGGGCGAGCTGGAAGTGCGGTTGGCCGCCTCCAGCGCGGATCCGCGCCTGACGGCCAGGGTCACATTGACCGGAACCGAGCGCCATGTGGATCACACGCGCCGCTTGCACGCCACGATCGGGCAGGAGCCGGTTACCCGGGCATGA